The sequence CAGCCTGGAGGGGCAGCGGGGGGTCAGCGCAGGGCACTGGGaccgcccctcccgcccccggcaCCAGGATCCCCCCGCACAGCTAAGCTGGGCAGCCAGGAGGGGCCATGGGGGGGTTCCCttgcagcccctgagctggaggcaggggggtcTGAGCTTGGGGGGGCGTCAGAGCTGGGGGGacagaacataagagcggccagactgggtcagaccaagggcccatccagcccagggtcctgtctgCCGACGGCGGCCAGTGCCAGGCGCCCccgagggaacgaacagaacagggaatccccGAGTGACCCAGCCCCTGTTCTTGTGCTGTCCTCCGGGATCTtctctagttcttctttgagccctggtatagtcttggccttcgcaacatcccctggcgaggagttccccaggttaacAGTGCATCAGGTGAAGAAATAcgtccttgtgtttgttttaaacctgctgcctgttcatttcattgggtgacccctagttcttgtgttatgagaagcagtaaataacactcccttatctactttctccgcACCCGTCacgattttatagccctctattcacatcctcccttagtctcctctttcccaAGCCGAACAGTCCCGGTctgattaatctctcctcacatggcagCCGGTCCAGACCCCTCAGCAgttgtgttgcccttttctgaacctttgacAGTCCCACTAGATCCTTTCTGCGATGGGGTGCCCCATCGGCACACAGTGTTCCAGGTGTGGGCGTCCCATGGATTTACAGAGAGGCAacaggatattttctgtctgattctctctccctttcttaatggttcccaaCTTTCTGGTCGCTTTCCCGGCTGCGGCTGCACGTCGAGCGGGTGTTTGCAGAGAActccccacagtgactccaagatctcttgagCGGTAGCAGCTCATTCGGCCCCATCACTGCACAGGTCGAGTTGGGATGATGGTTTCCAacgtgcatcactttgcattgatcaaccctgaatttcacctgccaggTTGTTCCCCGTCACCCAGTTCTGTGAGGTCCTTTGCAGCTCGTCCCAGGCTGCCGGGGACTCAACTATCCggagcagttttgtatcatctgcagatgttgccacctcactctcCACCCTTTAGCCAGATGGTTGATGACTCTGTGGCATAGGACGGggcccagcacagacccctggggggggCACCACGATTTCCTTCTCCCCACGCTGAAAACTGCCCCTTTGTTCCACCCCTTTGTTTCCTGCCTGTTACCCAGGTACTGATCCAGGAGGGGACCTCCCCTCCTGTCCCGTCCCAGCTGACTTTGCCTACGAGCctttggggagggggctgggcaaaGGCTTTCTGGGAATCTAAGTCCACTGGGTCCCCCTTGGCCACGTGCCTGTTGACCCCTCCaggaattctagtagattggtgaggcgcgatttccctttactaaaaccaggGTGACTCTTCCCCAAGTTCTGTTCATCTCCCTGGCTGACAATTCTGGTCTTTGCTGGAGTTTCAGCCGGTTTGCCCGGTACCCAAGTCAGGCTCACTGGCCTGTGATTGCCCAGAGCGGGAGGGAACCCAGGGCCAGGAGGGCATCGGATCTGGGGGGAGACCAGAGCCAtcagagtcgggggggggggcgggggggtgtctctCACCTGTAGTGGGTGTAGATGCTGCTGGTGAAGGGGAGTTTGGGTGTCGACCACTGAACCACAGCCACCAGGGGCACCTCCAGaccctgggggagcaggggggagagtgagtgatggccctgctggccccgcccccattgccctttcccctccttttgccctgtggccccaccccctcatgcctcatggccctgccccctcgcagccctgtccccgcccccctgccccttgcACCCACCTCCTTGGTGTCCTCCTGGGGCCGCTCGGGCGCCTGCAGCTGGAAGAGGAAGTTCTGCTCCTCCAGGGCGCTCAGGGCGCAGGGGCAGCCGGAGCCGGCGCCGGCCACGCGGCAGAAGGCGCCGACGGGCACCTCGCCCGAGtgatggctggggggggggcaagggagaGAGTGTCAGCCCCACAGCCTaccccacagagaccccccctGCACCTTCCCACGGCACCCCCCCCGATACACACACCGAGCCCCCTACCCCGgacccttccccccacagctcaCCAGACGTCGTCGACCAGCAGCACGGAGCCGTCGGGCAGCATAGGCAGGTAGCTGGCGTTGAAGTTGGGCAGGATGCGGACGTCCCACAGAGAGATTTCCTCCTGGGAGCAGCCGTTCAGCACTGGGGAGGCGGGCGGGCGGGTCAGAGACGGGGCGCCCCACACTCAGCTCTCCCCCCCCACGGGCCCAGGGCCCCCGCCgtcctgccacccctcccccctgggCTCCAGtgacccccacagcccctgcccactgGGCTCCAGCACCCCCCACGGCCCCTGCCCCCCGTCCTGCTACCCCTCCCCACTGGGCTCCAGCACCCCCACGGCCCCTGCCCCCGTCCTGCCACCCCTCCCACCTGGGCTCCAGtgacccccacagcccctgccccccatcctgctacccctcccccctgggCTCCAGggacccccacagcccctgccccccgtcctgctacccctccccccacggctccaggccccccacccctccctagCCCGGCTCCCCGTTACCCTTGAGCACGGTGAGGTATTTCCCGGAGACGTTCAGCTGGCGGCATTTCAGCCCCGGAGGGGGCAGCACGGTCAGCATGGTGCTCACTGCGGGGGCAAAGGGCAGGGGTCAGAGGTCAGAGCGGTCACTGGGGCAAAGGTGGGGGGGGTCGGGAGCGAccgcggggcaggggctgtcagtcagggctgaggggcagaggctgcgggtcgggactgaggggcgccATGGGGCAGAGCCGTGGGGCcaaggctgcgggtcgggactgagtagggtgatcagatgtcccgattttggggtctttttcttatacaggctcctattaccccccacccccgtcccgattttccacacttgctgtctgggcacCTTCGGACTGAGGGGCGCcatggggcagggccgtggggcgggggctgcaccTACCTTGGGCTTTGAAGGCCCCCTGCTCCTCGCGGAAGAGCTGGGCCGGCGCCCGGTTCTGCAGCAGGCTCAGGTAGCCCCGTTCCCGCACCTCCGGCGCCTCCTGCTCCCGCTTCCACACCGTCACCACgatctgtggggcgggggggtgtcagcgctggggggctggccccactcccacccccccccacggCCCTTGTCCCACAGGGCCCCCCCCACTCACCTTGGCCTTGACGGTCCCGGGGGGCAGGTTGTCCAGGGAAATGGTCAGCGGGAAAATGACCTCGTCCGTGGAGACGATTGGCTCCTCCACGGgtatctggggggggggcagccgtGAGTCCCACAGTGAcccccaacccgcagccccctgtgtCCCcccaggtgcccctcactcctgacccacagcaccCAATACCCGCCCCTTGCTCCTGCCCCAGAAGCTCCAGGTTCCCCTCgctccaccccacaccccagagccccccacccctgggtgccccttgctcctgacccaccagcctccCCGCCCCAGTTTCCCTCACACCCACCCTACAGCCCCCACCCGCCCAGCGCCCCACACCCCCTCTCACCCCGGCGGCCGGTCGCCCCAGGGGTCCCTGGCCGTGGGTCAGCAGAGGCCGGCAGTCGCGGAAGGAGCCGGGGGCCGGAGGCGCATCCCCTCCTCCCGCCCGGCTCCTCGAGGGCTCCCGTCCCCTCGCCCCCGGGTCGACCCCGGGGCTGACGCTGGCCAGGGCGGCCAGGGAggagcccagctccccccagggGGTGCGGGCGCCCCCCGGCCCGGGCCGGCCCCGCAGCACCAGCAGGAAGCGGACCGTCTCGCCCAGGTAGAGGTGGTTGCGCCGGGGCAGCGCCCGGTACCGGCCGGCTCGCCCGCAGCAGCTCCCGGGCCGGGAAGGGCACGGCCGGGAAGTACATGAAGTGTCGCACTGCGCCTCCATGGCGGGGCGGGGAGGATCTGGGGCTGGGGaattgggggctgggaaggatctgggggctggggattggggaggATCTGGGGCTGAGAAATTGGGGGCTGGAAGAAGGATCTGGGAGGCTGAGGaattggggttgggggaggatcTGGGGACAGGGaattgggtggggctgggggaggatctGGGGGGCTGAGGAatttggggggttgggggaggatcTGGGGGACAGGGacttggggggctggggcagtgcggGGCGAGGTGGGGAGAATTGGGGCTGGAGGAGACCCCGAGGGAATGGGGTCCCTGGAggatctggggctgggctggggattggggcccTGCAGGGACTAGGCTGGGATCccgggggcctggggtgtgtggggaagggatctgtggcagggtgagggggcgctgggggtggggttccgggagctggggcagtggggaccGGGGAGGGGGCGCTAGGGATTGGCGGTCCGGGGGCTAGGACCTGGGGGAGGACTCGGGGAGGGCGCTAGGACCCGGGGCTGCCGGGATTggcggacccgggggccgggggcGCTAGGACCCGGGGCTGCCGGGGACTGGCGGACCCCGGGGGCGGCGCTAGGACCCGGGGGcggcgctggggccgggcgggtCCCGCTCTCGGGGATCCCGGGCCGGGCGCTGCAGCCGGGGCCGGGCGCGGAGGGGGCGGAGCcaaagaggcggtgggggggggggggggggcagggggcggagccgGGCGCCGAGCGCCTCGATGGGAGAGCGCGTGGGGGAcacggccccgcccccagggggcACGGCCCAGAGGATGACGGACAGAGCCAGTGACCAATCCCGGCGCTTGAATGAGGCGGGACTTCCTGGATTCACCTCCCACATATGACGGATGGAGGCGCGGCCCAACCCCGGCCCTGGAAGGCCCTGAGGAGGCGGGACTTCCGGGTATGCCGGGACCGCGCCCAGGGAATGATGGACAGGtaaggaggctcctgggagcttCTCAGGGGGGCGGGACTTCCTAGTTTGCGGGCCTGAGGCCCAGCAGGATAGGCAGGCCCAGGGGCCAATCCCCAGCCCCGGCACGCCCTTCGGGGGCGGGACTTCCTGGTTTGCCTGGGCTGCTTGAGGTACTTCCTCCTGTAaccactggggggggggcggccctgagctccccccaactgggtgggggaggggcatggggggTCTCTGCTTTCCCAGCCTCCTCTTCTAtacgcccctccccccagcatccTCCCACtttatgcccccccccccccggccccggccccccgccccccccgggcccggcccctcactccccccccccccccccgctcgagGGGTTGGGTGGCGAGTTACAATCTCCAGGCCGGTTTCCTGCtttaattattttataaaaaggaaacaaaccaaACGAAAGGGGGAACCGCTGAGCCGGGAATTTAACgacccaggggggggggggtggagaagagaggTACCAAGTATCCCCCCCCGCCCATCCGCTGCCCAGTCACAGGCCTGTGAGAACAGACCAATAAATATCGTCCAGGTGGAGCCCGGAGACATCGGGGCTGGAGCAAGGGGGGGCCTCCCCCCAGCTGGACGTGGGCAGGGTTTACCCATTGTCCCAGCCCCGGCTGTCCATACCAGGAGCCAGGATATTGGAGGAGGGGGTTTTGTGCCCCATTGAACCCGCGTCTATCTGTGCCGGGGGGCTGTGCCCCATATCTCCCCGTGTCTGTGCCGGGGGGCTTGATCGGTGGGGTCCCCACGGGGGTATGTACCGCATCCCCCCCGTCCGTCTGGCCCAGGGGCTCCGTACCATGGGGAGAGGTGGCCCCCGGCTACCTGCCCCGCCCTCCACCTGCGCCCTCCGAGCCGTTGGCCCCGAACTGTTGGGCGTCCAGCCTGTCCTTGTACTGCAGCTCGGGGGTGACCATGCgggtgcagagctgctgctcggcgggccccagccccggccgcaGCGCGTAGCCCAGGATCTGCGCCTGGCCGAACTGGAAGGGGCGGATCCGCTCGTCGGGGATGCCGGCCGCCTCCACGGGGCCCCCGCCCTGCAGGCAGCGCTCGGCCAGCGCCCGGCGCCGCTCCCGCAGCCGGGCCACCTCGGCCTGCAGCCGGGCCGGCCCGAAGGCCTCCACGCGGCGCCAGAAGCTGCGGTTGAAGTGGGCGTAGAGCTGCCAGTCCAGGCCGTTCCAGGCCCGCAGCCGGGCGGCCTGGGCGGGGTCCAGGGGCCGCACAGCCTGGGGGTTGCGCCCGTTGTGCCGGAAGGCGTCCACGTCCTCCTCCGCCCAGCACAGCGCCTCCCGCAGCAGCACCAGCGACTCGTCGAAGTGCTCCGTCAGCAGCACCAGCGGGAAGGTCCGCTCCAGCTGGGCCAGCGCCGCCTGCACGGCCTCGGGGCCCGGCGCGGCCGGCGGCGCCAGCCCGAAGTCGAACCACAGCAGGTTGCGGGCGTAGTGGTTGCCCCGCTCGGCCGGGTTGTAGAAGCGCTCGGGCGCCGCCAGGAACTGGGTCAGCGAGCCCGCCCGGCGGAAAGCCGGCGCCACCCCCCGGTAGTAGGAGAAGGCAGATTCGGCCAGCGACCCCGGGTCCCTCACGATGGAGAAGTAGAAGCTGTCGGGGGGCATCACTTTCTGCACCTGGGGGACACGAGCAGTGGGGGAGAGTGGGATGGTGGGACGGGAACCCCCAAATCCTTCCTCCTGGAGCCCCCCCATGCTCCCCCCCcaggctctcccccacaccccttcccaactccCTCCAGAGTCCTCCATGCTgcccgctcccagcccccctccccgtgctccccccAAATACAAACCCCCTGGGTGCCCCAAGctccctcccccattctccccccaATGCACAACCCCAGCACCCCTGAATCccctcccctgtgctccccccaaATGCGCActccctgagtcccctccttccacactcccagctcccctgagtcccctcccctgtgctccccccaaATGCACACTCCCTGAGTCCCTTCCTTCCACACTCCCAGCCCCCCGAGTCCCCTCCCGTGATCTCCCCGAATGAATGCTGAGTCCCCTCCTCCCACTCTCGCAGCACCCCTCAGTCCCCTCCCGTGATCTCCCCAATGCATGGCCCCAGCCCATTCCCTCGGCCCCCCCAtaacccctccccagggctgcccccccGTCTCACCTCGGGCAGGTGGAAGCGCATGTGGTGGCAGAGGATGTCGAAGCTGGGCCCCCCCGGCCGGTAGCCCTTCACCCGCCGGGCCTGGAAGGGGTAGGGGTACCCGAACTGGTAGCGGGGGGGCAGGGCGAAGCGCAGGCCCCGCGTCTCCCCGAACCGGTGCAGCAGGTTCACGATGGTGCTGCTGCCCGTCTTGTGCGTCTTCAGGAAGACGATGTGGCGCCGGGGCTGGCAGGGCCGGggggacaaagggtgggagggggccctctcctcagccccacccccgggGAGCAACCGGAGGTGGGGCAGCCAGTCCGGGGAGCTCCTGGAACAAAGGGCGGAGGTGAGAGATGGATGGAGacccccctgaccccagccaTGGGGGATTCTCCCCCCatagggctcccagccccgaCCGTGGGGGATCCCTCCCCGTGCAGGGCTCCGACCCCCGACCATGGGGGATCCCTCCCCTCGCAGGGCTCCCGGCCCCCGACCCCCGACCATGGGGGATCCCTCCCCGTGCAGGGCTCCGACCCCCGACCATGGGGGATCCCTCCCCTCGCAGGGCTCCCGGCCCCCGACCATGGGGGATCCCTCCCCTCGCAGGGCTCCCGGCCCCCGACCCCCGACCATGGGGGATCCCTCCCCTCACAGGGCTCCCGGCCTCCGTCCAGACTTTGGGGGCACAGAGGCCTCGCTGTAGACCCCAGGGATCTCCCAACCTGGAGAGGGGCGTCCCCACGTGACCCCAGGGCGCAAAGAGCTTGACAGCTCACTATGGCCCAACCTGCCCCCTGCGCTGCCTCTGGAGCCagtcccctcccgcccccttaATCCCCCTGGGCCGGCAGGAGATCAGCCCTTTCGGCACCCGCCTCGCGTTGTTGGCTCGTGCTCGGTCTGCGACCCACccaaacccccagctccgtgtcaGCGGCGCGGCCGCCTCGAGCCGGGAGCCCCCACCCCGTTCGTGGGGGCGTGTGTGATTTTTCCTTGGCTCTCGTCTGTGCTGAGTGTTGCCAGGTGGATTTCGGACCCCTCCTCCAGTCCGTTTCCCTTGCTGGCTTCTGGACGGTCCTGCAGGCCTGCCTCAAAGGCCAGACTGAAGAGTGGCGAGCTCGCAAGGCTGCGGCTTCCCCCGCGTCCCCCAGGCCGGTCGCCCCGTCAGTGACAGAAATGACACCGGGGTGACACACCAACGCTGGCTGCTCCTCGTCACCCCGTCCCCGTCCAGGGGCTCCCCGCTGGCTTCTCATTCCCTGCATCCTCCGTGTTCCCCTTTGTAAGGACCGGGGCCACGTTTCCCCTTCTCCAGCCCGCTGGGCCTCCCCCGTGCTCCCGGGAGTTCTCCGAGATCATCGCTAATGGGTCTCTCATGACTCCAGCTAGTTCCCGCAGGAGCCACGGCTGAATTCGAGCCCTGCCGACTCGGGTACGTCCAACGGGTCTACGGGGTCTTTAGGATCTTCCTTCCCCTGTTCGGCCGGCGTTCCTGCCCTCGCCACGCCCTGCAGCCTGGCAGAGAAGGGGTAACGCCGCTCTTCCTTCCCCTGTTCGGCCGGCGTTCCTTCCCTCGCCGCGCCCTGCAGCCTGGCAGAGAAGGGGTAACGCCGCTCTTCCTTCCCCTGTTCGGCCGGCGTTCCTGCCCTCGCCACGCCCTGCAGCCTGCCGGAGAAGGGGGGACACCGCTCTTCCTTCCCCTGTTCGGCCGGCGTTCCTGCCCTCGCCGCGCcctgcagcctggcagaggggggaGTTCTGGAGAGATCGGCCCCGACTGCCACAGCTGGCAGAGAGAGGTCTAGGGACGTGCAGAGCATGGGGCTGCGTCCCGGACCATTTCGGCTagtagccattggtggacctagcCTCCAGGAACTTCTTGTTTGAACCcggttatgcttttggccttcacagcatcccccgGCAAGGAGTTCCGCAGGTTAGTTGTGCGACAAAGTGCTTCTTGTTGGTATAAAACCTGCAGCctgttaatttcatcaggtgacctctggttcttgtgctGTGTGAAGGGGTGAATAACACTTCCCTCTTCACTTTCTCTGCACCATTCCTGGTTTTCTAGACCTCGATCGTATCCCGCCTGAGGCGtcgcttttccaagctgaagagcccCTGTCTATTTGGTCTCTCCTCATACGGGAGCCATCAGACGCTACCGGTGTGGAGCTCTGCTCTGGTCAGTGTTGGTATCAGTCAGCTGCGCGCGTGTTCCCTCCgcgtgctgccccggctctgcag is a genomic window of Mauremys reevesii isolate NIE-2019 linkage group 14, ASM1616193v1, whole genome shotgun sequence containing:
- the TRAPPC14 gene encoding LOW QUALITY PROTEIN: microtubule-associated protein 11 (The sequence of the model RefSeq protein was modified relative to this genomic sequence to represent the inferred CDS: inserted 3 bases in 2 codons) codes for the protein MEAQCDXFMYFPAVPFPARELLXGRAGRYRALPRRNHLYLGETVRFLLVLRGRPGPGGARTPWGELGSSLAALASVSPGVDPGARGREPSRSRAGGGDAPPAPGSFRDCRPLLTHGQGPLGRPAAGIPVEEPIVSTDEVIFPLTISLDNLPPGTVKAKIVVTVWKREQEAPEVRERGYLSLLQNRAPAQLFREEQGAFKAQVSTMLTVLPPPGLKCRQLNVSGKYLTVLKVLNGCSQEEISLWDVRILPNFNASYLPMLPDGSVLLVDDVCHHSGEVPVGAFCRVAGAGSGCPCALSALEEQNFLFQLQAPERPQEDTKEGLEVPLVAVVQWSTPKLPFTSSIYTHYRLPSIRLDRPRFVMTAACESPVPLRRRFTVTYTLLNNLQDFLAVRLVWTPESATAGKKLSSEERRATQAALDSIVCHTPLNSLGYSRKGSALTIRVAFQALRAGLFELSQHMKLKLQFTASVSNPPPDARPISRRSSPGSPAVRDLVERHQAGLGRSQSFSHQQPSRSHLMRSGSVMERRAITPPVGSPVGRPLYLPPEKSVLSLDKIAKRECKVLVVEPIK
- the GAL3ST4 gene encoding galactose-3-O-sulfotransferase 4 isoform X1, encoding MAQRMKLLPRCCRLQVLGAALAVCMTIGFTLQLLGVPFQGRSSPDWLPHLRLLPGGGAEERAPSHPLSPRPCQPRRHIVFLKTHKTGSSTIVNLLHRFGETRGLRFALPPRYQFGYPYPFQARRVKGYRPGGPSFDILCHHMRFHLPEVQKVMPPDSFYFSIVRDPGSLAESAFSYYRGVAPAFRRAGSLTQFLAAPERFYNPAERGNHYARNLLWFDFGLAPPAAPGPEAVQAALAQLERTFPLVLLTEHFDESLVLLREALCWAEEDVDAFRHNGRNPQAVRPLDPAQAARLRAWNGLDWQLYAHFNRSFWRRVEAFGPARLQAEVARLRERRRALAERCLQGGGPVEAAGIPDERIRPFQFGQAQILGYALRPGLGPAEQQLCTRMVTPELQYKDRLDAQQFGANGSEGAGGGRGR
- the GAL3ST4 gene encoding galactose-3-O-sulfotransferase 4 isoform X2; the protein is MKLLPRCCRLQVLGAALAVCMTIGFTLQLLGVPFQGRSSPDWLPHLRLLPGGGAEERAPSHPLSPRPCQPRRHIVFLKTHKTGSSTIVNLLHRFGETRGLRFALPPRYQFGYPYPFQARRVKGYRPGGPSFDILCHHMRFHLPEVQKVMPPDSFYFSIVRDPGSLAESAFSYYRGVAPAFRRAGSLTQFLAAPERFYNPAERGNHYARNLLWFDFGLAPPAAPGPEAVQAALAQLERTFPLVLLTEHFDESLVLLREALCWAEEDVDAFRHNGRNPQAVRPLDPAQAARLRAWNGLDWQLYAHFNRSFWRRVEAFGPARLQAEVARLRERRRALAERCLQGGGPVEAAGIPDERIRPFQFGQAQILGYALRPGLGPAEQQLCTRMVTPELQYKDRLDAQQFGANGSEGAGGGRGR